TTCAATCCGATAAACGCAATGAATAAACCAATTCCGGATGTGATGCCATATTTTAATGAATTAGGAATCGCATCAATTATCATTTTACGCAAGCTTGTCACGCTAATTAATAGAAATAGCAAACCAGCAATGAAAACCGTACCGAATACGGTCTGATATGAAAGGCCCTGTGCCCCCACTACGCTGGCAAAATAAGCATTCAAACCCATCCCTGGTGCTATCGCAATCGGGTATTTTGCAACAAGCCCCATGATAAGGGTACCAATCACCGCTGATATGACCGTTGCCATGAAAACTTGTTCAAATGGAATTCCGATTGAAGACAATAAAGCCGGATTCACAATAAGGATATAAACCATGGTTAAAAATGTCGTAACACCCGCCATGACTTCTGTACGGACATCCGTCCCATTTTCTTTCAGGGAGAAAAATTTTTCCAAAAACATATTTTAGACCTCCAGATCTAAAGGAAACACCGACAACCGTTTGCACGAAAGTACAAGGTGTCCTAATATTGTACTGCATCGACGTTTTTCTTGATCGTTATTCATTGAAAGAAAGATAAAAAACGAATGAGAAACGCGACCTTTACTATAATATTCGTTTTTATCTCTAAATTCAACTAAAAATTCCACCCCATTCATATTTTCGCCCTACTTGATAAGAAATCACTTTTACTTTTTCCTAAAATAAAGATTTATTTTCAGCTCAATAAAAAAAACCACATGAATCACTGATTCATGTGGTTTTTCATTTGCTGAAGGATCTTCTTTTCCAGCCTTGACACCTGGACTTGGGAAATACCAAGTCTTGCCGCCACTTCCGATTGCGTCTGATCTTTATAATACCTCAGGAAAACAATCAGCCTTTCACGTTCATTCAATTCATGTATGGCTTCTTTCAAAGCGATTTGATCGAACCAGGATGTTTCATTATGGTCGGCGATCTGGTCAAGAAGAGTAATCGGATCTCCATCATTTTCGTAAACCGTTTCATGGATCGAAGAAGGGCTCCTGCTTGCTTCTTGGGCCATGATGATATCCTCTGGCGACAGCTCTAGATGTTCCGCCAATTCATTGACAGTCGGAACACGGCCATAAGTTTTTGAAAGTTCCTCTTTGGCCCTGCGAATTTTATTCGCCATTTCCTTTAATGACCGGCTTACTTTAACCGTTCCATCATCACGGATAAAACGTTGGATTTCACCAATGATCATAGGTACAGCATACGTTGAGAATTTCACTTCAAACGATAAATCAAATTTATCCACGGACTTCAAAAGGCCAATACAGCCTATTTGATAAAGGTCATCCGGTTCGTAACCTCGATTGAGGAATCTTTGCACCACTGACCATACAAGCCTCAGATTGCTGTTGACAATCAGGTTCCTCGCATCTTGGTCACCGCTCTGGCTGCGTTGGATTAAATTCCGCAATTCCTCATCTTTTAAATGGGGCTGGCCTTTCTTGCTCTTTTCTTTTTTAACCTCCACATCCATATGCAAGTCTCCCTTAATTGCACAAAGCTCTGCTTGTAGTTAAGTGCTTTTTTAATCGAATGATCGTGCCTTCGCCCTTGTGGGAAATAATATTGATTTCATCCATGAAATTTTCCATGATGGTGAATCCCATACCGGAACGTTCAAGTTCGGGTTTTGTCGTAAATAACGGCTGTTTAGCCTCCTCGACGTCTTCAATGCCCAGCCCTTCATCCCGGATGGTCAATTCCACAGTATCGCCTTCGATGACCACTGAAATGTAGACCCATCCTTCCGGATCGCTTTCATAACCATGGATAATCGAATTCGTAACGGCTTCTGACACGACAGTCTTGATCTCTGTCAATTCATCCATCGTCGGGTCCAATTGGGCAATGAAAGCCGCAACAGTTACCCTGGCAAAAGATTCATTTTGGCTAAGTGCAGAAAATTTCGTTTCCATTTTATTTTTCATCTTAGGCAACCCCCAGTCTTTGCAAAGCGTTTTTTTCGGATAGTTCCATTTTAACAATTTTAAACAACCCTGACATCTCAAATAACCGCTTTACTGCTGGAGAAATTGCACAGACCACCATTTCACCTTGCTTTTTGTTTACCTGCTTATAGCGCCCTAAAATAACTCCGAGCCCCGAACTGTCCATAAAATCCAATTCTTCCATGTTAAGGATGATATGCTTGATATTATGCTTTTGAATGGCTGCCTCTGCCTGGTTTTTCAATTTTTCTGCTGTATGATGATCCAAATCACCTTTGAGACGAATGCACAATACGCGGTTTTTCGCCTCCATATTAATCGTAAGACTCATTATATACAGCCTCCTTCACTGTCTTATAAAGAGTCAAATTCTCTTTTTCACCTGGCGATTCCTCCTTACTAGCAAAACTAGTGGAGTTTCGCCTAAATTAGTACGATTAACAGGCAATGCGACAATTTATTCTATTTCGCGTGGGTAAACATGCCGAAAGCCCTTTTATACAATTGCCACCAGCTCGCTTTTTCAATAGTTTCCTTCGCAACGATCGGAGATTCGACATACACCTTACCGTTTTTCTTCAATTCAAGCGTACCAATTTCATCCCCTTTTTTAATCGGGGCATCCAAATCTTTATCAAGCGTGATTTTTTTTGTAAAGTCCTTTGCCGTTCCGTTTTTGGCTGTCAAAACTGAAATAGGTTCACTTGTGACCCCCACCACGGATTTTTTGTGTCCTTTACTTACCTTGGCTTCACCTAACACCTCGCCGCGTTTATAAATCGGGTATGTGATGTATTGTGAAAATGCATAATCTAACATCTTGGTGACCTGAGCATTTCGTTCTTTTGGAGAAACTGCTCCGAAAACGACGGCAATGACACGCATATTCCCTTTTTTGGCAGTCGCTGTCAAACAATACTTCGCTTCATTTGTGAATCCTGTCTTCAATCCATCGACCCCAGGGTAAAATTTCACTAATCTGTTCGTGTTGACAAGCCAGAATTTCTTTTCGGTATTTTCACGGAGATAATCTTCATATGTACCCGTGAACCTTGTAATCGTATCGTATTTCAATAATTCCTTTGCCATGATCGACATATCATGTGCCGAACTGTAATGATCTTTAACAGGAAGGCCTGTTGCGTTTTGGAACTTTGTATTTTTCAATCCGAGATCTTTCGCCTTTTTGTTCATTTTCCTAACAAACTCTTCTTCCGAACCAGCTAGACGTTCAGCCATAGCCACCGATGCATCATTCGCCGAACCGATCGAGATGCCCTTGAGCATTTGTTCTGTGGTCATTTCTTCACCTGGCTCGAGAAAGATCTGGGAACCTCCCATCGATGCTGCATACTCACTAGTCCTGATTTTCTCCTTCATGCTAAGTTCGCCTTTATCGATCGCTTCCATGATCAACAGCATCGTCATGATTTTCGTCATGCTTGCCGGTGAAAGGCGAACGTCTGCATTTTTATCATAGAGAACAGTACCTGTATCCCGTTCAATCAAAATAGCGGATTTAGCATTTGCCGCCAATTCGACTCCTTTTTCTTCAGCTGCTTTTGTATGTGGGATGCTAAAACCCAATGCTACCAAAACGGTTAAAAATAGAGAAAGAATCCGCTTCATCTCCATACCCTCCAATCTTTATAGGTTTTATTTTTTCCATTAAACCCATTTTTATACAAATAAAGATGAATTTTGAAACATATATTGGATATAGGGTAACAAAGTGAACCAAATTAAAAGAGGATGCGCATGGGCATCCTCTTTTAACATTCAATGGAATAAACGTAAAAAGGCCGCTTAATGGCGGCCTTTTTACGTTTATTCCATGATCTCTTTATAGATCAATGTAGGTTTTTCTATTTTCTCTTTTGAAATCGCAATGCTTTCATACAATTTTTCTTTTACTTTTGAAACATCTTCAAAATTGCTGTAAATCGTCACTAGGGATTCACCTTTTGCCACGGTTTCCCCGATTTTTTTACGAAGTACCAGTCCGACTGCCAAATCGATCTCTGATTCTTTTGTTGCCCGCCCGGCGCCTAACAGCATGGCTGCCGTTCCTACCTCATCAGCGATGATTTCCGATACATAGCCGTCCTCTTTCGCTTCCAGCTCGAAAGTATGAGCAGCCTGCGGTAGTTTTTCAGGCTGATCCACAACCGAACCATCGCCTCCCTGCGCTTCTAGGAAAACCTTGAATGAGTTAAGTGCAGAACCATCCTTAATCGCATTTTCCAGCAAGGTTCTTGCTTCTTCCAGCGAGCTTGCCTTTTTGGCAAGGTATACCATATGGCTTCCTAGTGTTAAAGAAAGTTCCGTTAAATCTTCCGGTCCCTCTCCTTTAAGCGTATCGATGGCTTCCTTCACCTCTAAAGCATTTCCGATTGCGTAACCCAACGGTTGGCTCATATCGGAAATGACGG
This sequence is a window from Brevibacillus sp. JNUCC-41. Protein-coding genes within it:
- the spoIIAB gene encoding anti-sigma F factor, which translates into the protein MKNKMETKFSALSQNESFARVTVAAFIAQLDPTMDELTEIKTVVSEAVTNSIIHGYESDPEGWVYISVVIEGDTVELTIRDEGLGIEDVEEAKQPLFTTKPELERSGMGFTIMENFMDEINIISHKGEGTIIRLKKHLTTSRALCN
- a CDS encoding D-alanyl-D-alanine carboxypeptidase family protein, encoding MKRILSLFLTVLVALGFSIPHTKAAEEKGVELAANAKSAILIERDTGTVLYDKNADVRLSPASMTKIMTMLLIMEAIDKGELSMKEKIRTSEYAASMGGSQIFLEPGEEMTTEQMLKGISIGSANDASVAMAERLAGSEEEFVRKMNKKAKDLGLKNTKFQNATGLPVKDHYSSAHDMSIMAKELLKYDTITRFTGTYEDYLRENTEKKFWLVNTNRLVKFYPGVDGLKTGFTNEAKYCLTATAKKGNMRVIAVVFGAVSPKERNAQVTKMLDYAFSQYITYPIYKRGEVLGEAKVSKGHKKSVVGVTSEPISVLTAKNGTAKDFTKKITLDKDLDAPIKKGDEIGTLELKKNGKVYVESPIVAKETIEKASWWQLYKRAFGMFTHAK
- the sigF gene encoding RNA polymerase sporulation sigma factor SigF, producing MDVEVKKEKSKKGQPHLKDEELRNLIQRSQSGDQDARNLIVNSNLRLVWSVVQRFLNRGYEPDDLYQIGCIGLLKSVDKFDLSFEVKFSTYAVPMIIGEIQRFIRDDGTVKVSRSLKEMANKIRRAKEELSKTYGRVPTVNELAEHLELSPEDIIMAQEASRSPSSIHETVYENDGDPITLLDQIADHNETSWFDQIALKEAIHELNERERLIVFLRYYKDQTQSEVAARLGISQVQVSRLEKKILQQMKNHMNQ
- the spoIIAA gene encoding anti-sigma F factor antagonist; translated protein: MSLTINMEAKNRVLCIRLKGDLDHHTAEKLKNQAEAAIQKHNIKHIILNMEELDFMDSSGLGVILGRYKQVNKKQGEMVVCAISPAVKRLFEMSGLFKIVKMELSEKNALQRLGVA